In Anaerobaca lacustris, the sequence AGTGAACCGGGTTGGGTGAGCTTTCCCGATGCCCGCACGCGATTCGCCCGCAGCGCCTGGGGCCGGCATCGGCACCTGATTCGTCAAGCCGGCGACGAGGAGGTCGCCGCCGTCATCGAAGCCCTTATGATCCAGCCCCCCGGACACCGGCGCGGGCCGGCTCCGGCTGTGCGGTCGTCCGCATCGAGCGAATACGTCATCACCGCCTACGGTGCGACTCCCGACGACGACGCCCACGACACCGCCGCGATCCAGGCCGCCCTGGACGCCGCCGCCGGTGCCGGTGGCGGCGCCGTGCGAATCCCCCGGGGTCGTTTCGTTTCCGGAACGATTCAGTTGCGCGACGACGTGCGTCTGCTGTTCGACGAAGGCGCGGTCCTCGAAGGCAGCGCCGATTGGCGCCACTACGGTTCGGGCCGATGGCACGATGCCCTGATCGTCGGAGAGAACCTTCGCAACGTCCGCGTGGAAGGACCGGGCGTTATCGATGGGGTGGCGTGTCATAACCCCAAGGGTGAGGAAGGGTTTCGCGGCCCGCACGCCATTCGGCTGAACGGGTGTCGCGACATCGCGATCCGGGGCCTCACCATCACCCGCGCCGCGAACTATGCGATTCTCTGCCTGCACTGCACCGGAGCGGAGCTTGCCGACTTGACCATTCGCGGCGGACACGACGGCCTGCACGCCCAGGCGTGTGCCGACTTCCGCGTTCGCGACTGCGACGTGCGAACCGGAGACGACTGCTTCGCCGGCTGTGACAACACCGACTTCGAGATCGTCAACTGCAAGATCAATTCCTCCTGCAACGGCTTCCGCCTGGGTTGCGTGAATCTGGCGGTCCGCGACTGCACGTTCTGGGGGCCGGGCGAGTATGCCCATCTGATCAGTGCTCGCGGGGGCACACCACGAACCAACATGCTCTCCGCCTTTGTTCATTTCGCCCCGGTCGACCGCCGCCCGCGACTGCCCAGCGACAACTGGTCGATCGAGAACTGTCGCATGGAGAATATCGACGTGGTCTATGCGTACGATTTCGAGCGCGGGGGCTGGCAAACCGGTCAGCCGGCTGGGCGAATCCGGTTTCGCAACGTGCGCGCCGAGAAGGTGGCGCGGCCGCTGCGGGTGGTGGGGGATGCCGATCGGCAGTTTGATCTCACGCTCGACACGGTCTCGATCGCGATGCGCGAGGATCGCGCCGACCAGGAGGTGTTGAATCTGACACGCTTCGGGGCCCTGCGCCTCCGGAACGTCACTCTCCGAAACAACGGCGCCGGGCCGGTCCTGCGCGCGAAAGACGGCGGCCTGGTTCAACTCGCCGGTGTCACGATCCTGCCGGAGAACGACGAGCCGTATGTGTTCGAGGAGATCGACGCGATACGAACGAATGAAACGGATCGTATCCAGCCCTGCGCCGCGAACCCGTATTACTGGCAATACGAGGGCAAGCCGGTGCTGCTGCTGGGCGGCTCGTGGCAGGACAATCTGTTCAATCATCCCATCGGCCTGGAACGGCATCTCGACCTGCTCCAGTCGGTCGGCGGCAATTACGTCCGCAACGTGATGAGCCACCGCAACGAGGGCAACGTCTTCCCCTACAAACAGGTGGACGGCAAGTTCGATCTCGACCAGTGGAACGACGAGTACTGGCGCCGGTTCGACAACTTTCTCAAGCTGACGCACGAGCGGGACATCATCGTCCAGATCGAGGTGTTCGATCGCCACGATGTCTCTGCCGACCACCAGACACATGGAGGCTGGTCGAAGCATCCTTTCAACCCGGCCAACAACATCACCTACACGCCGGAAGAGTCCGGGCTGCCGGTCGATATCGGCTCCAACGTCGGATGGACGCACCCCTTCTTCGCCATTGTACCCGCCAGACAGAACAACACAGTGGCGCTACGCTACCTGCAGGCGTATGTGGACAAGATGCTGTCGGTCTCGCTGGAATATTCGAACGTTCTCTATTGCATCCAGAACGAGAGCTCGCAGGATCTGGCGTTCGGCGACTACTGGGCCGACCACATTCATCGGCGCGCACGCGAGGCCGGCCGGCCGGTCTACGTGACGGACATGCGCAACAACTGGGACATCACCAGTTCAGCGCACCGTCACATCTATGACAACCCGGACCGCTTCAACTTCCTCGACGTCTCCCAGAACGGTTGGCAGTCGGGCCAGACCCACTACGACCGTCTTCTCCACGTGCGCCGCTATATCGCGGAAGATCCTCGCCCGATCAACACGACGAAGATCTATAACCGAGACGGCGACGAGGAATCGGTGGCCCGCTTCTTCCGCATCGTCTTCGCCGGCGGGGCCAGCGCGCGCTTTCATCGTCCCCATCCCCTCGAAGGCCCCGGCGACCACGAGAAGACGAGCGAGTACGGGCTGGGTCTGAGCCCACGGGCCCAGGCCGTCATTCGCAGTGCACGGATGCTGACCGG encodes:
- a CDS encoding glycosyl hydrolase family 28 protein, giving the protein MRTATFLVVLVTMSSLCAGSPGIILDTDFRSDVDDVGTLALLNALADQGECTLLGVIASQTGPYVVGAINAVNTWYGRGDAPIGLSGVDDQRFDDYYAPVIGNPENYPSTQSNATAPDSTALYRRLLHAAADRSVIVVVIGGQTCIHRLLLSQADPEGDGSIGHTGRELIEAKVRKLVIMGGNFVDADHREHNIALDVQAAQTVAESWPTAIVYSGFEIGRPVMTGGALTDPQKNPVAKAYELFPAGGVGTIASSSSYDQTALYYAVRGTRAGDRTLWQLSEPGWVSFPDARTRFARSAWGRHRHLIRQAGDEEVAAVIEALMIQPPGHRRGPAPAVRSSASSEYVITAYGATPDDDAHDTAAIQAALDAAAGAGGGAVRIPRGRFVSGTIQLRDDVRLLFDEGAVLEGSADWRHYGSGRWHDALIVGENLRNVRVEGPGVIDGVACHNPKGEEGFRGPHAIRLNGCRDIAIRGLTITRAANYAILCLHCTGAELADLTIRGGHDGLHAQACADFRVRDCDVRTGDDCFAGCDNTDFEIVNCKINSSCNGFRLGCVNLAVRDCTFWGPGEYAHLISARGGTPRTNMLSAFVHFAPVDRRPRLPSDNWSIENCRMENIDVVYAYDFERGGWQTGQPAGRIRFRNVRAEKVARPLRVVGDADRQFDLTLDTVSIAMREDRADQEVLNLTRFGALRLRNVTLRNNGAGPVLRAKDGGLVQLAGVTILPENDEPYVFEEIDAIRTNETDRIQPCAANPYYWQYEGKPVLLLGGSWQDNLFNHPIGLERHLDLLQSVGGNYVRNVMSHRNEGNVFPYKQVDGKFDLDQWNDEYWRRFDNFLKLTHERDIIVQIEVFDRHDVSADHQTHGGWSKHPFNPANNITYTPEESGLPVDIGSNVGWTHPFFAIVPARQNNTVALRYLQAYVDKMLSVSLEYSNVLYCIQNESSQDLAFGDYWADHIHRRAREAGRPVYVTDMRNNWDITSSAHRHIYDNPDRFNFLDVSQNGWQSGQTHYDRLLHVRRYIAEDPRPINTTKIYNRDGDEESVARFFRIVFAGGASARFHRPHPLEGPGDHEKTSEYGLGLSPRAQAVIRSARMLTGVMDVFACEPRNDLLGEREENEAYCLARPGREYAVYFPDGGQVKLDVSAAQGALQVCWLDVPRSVWREPKTVVVGGSLDLQAPGNGHWAVLIQPQQ